The Planctomycetia bacterium genome window below encodes:
- the kdpC gene encoding potassium-transporting ATPase subunit KdpC, whose protein sequence is MFRSVRTAVIVYSVLTLITGVVYPLVITGVSQVLFHDQANGSVLLRGETAVGSSLIGQAFDDPRYFWGRPSATSPAYNGAASSGSNLGPTNPALLDAVAERVSTLRAAHPTQTGAIPGDLVTASASGLDPHISPAAAQFQIDRVATARGLPVDQITALVAAHTQSRTFGMLGEPRVNVLELNLALDTVHRP, encoded by the coding sequence ATGTTTCGCTCAGTACGTACCGCCGTCATCGTCTATTCCGTCCTCACGCTCATCACCGGCGTAGTGTATCCGCTTGTCATCACCGGCGTTTCCCAAGTGCTGTTTCACGATCAAGCGAACGGCAGCGTCCTGCTGCGCGGCGAGACGGCCGTAGGCTCATCGTTGATCGGCCAAGCGTTCGATGACCCGCGTTACTTTTGGGGCCGACCATCGGCCACGAGTCCAGCGTACAACGGCGCCGCATCGTCCGGCAGTAACTTGGGCCCGACCAACCCGGCGCTGCTCGACGCCGTCGCGGAACGCGTCAGCACCCTTCGCGCCGCACATCCCACCCAGACCGGCGCGATTCCTGGCGATTTGGTCACCGCCTCGGCTAGCGGACTCGATCCGCACATCAGCCCGGCCGCGGCGCAATTTCAGATCGATCGCGTCGCTACGGCCCGAGGTCTTCCCGTCGATCAAATCACGGCCCTTGTCGCCGCTCACACCCAATCGCGCACGTTCGGAATGCTCGGCGAGCCACGCGTCA